The Neochlamydia sp. S13 genome has a segment encoding these proteins:
- a CDS encoding S41 family peptidase produces MRLLNRFSLFIIFIFLVNSFLLGQEPEQLKRQDISKIMRQIFAEHLGQKTIDEKILKNAFKNYIDQFDPDRTYLTQAEVEPFLGLSSEQMEIYITAYKNEDFSSFEKLNAIIQRSIVRARQYRQDLIKNTAELFKAADERRSSNKNTEGLELNLNGSFASNFEQLKRRTKEQMITFIQAEQKRYGKAQVSNYKSKLLVMFDQALKNIEEGYLYQTSEGKAYSEGKKESALALHILKALASSLDAHTAFYSDAEAYDMKVRLEKEFDGIGVVLQSTPQGIIISSLIEGGAAAKSGKIFANDYLLQINGKATSGQTLPEVMNTIRASKEPSIELVISRSFQEENGEQMEKQETVILKKESIPIKGERIDVKQEKVGNGIIGIITLHSFYQGEDGTGSDSDMQKALKELDRKGNLRGLILDLRENSGGFLSQAVKVAGLFISNGIIVISKYSDGEKRIYRDIDVRTAYQGPLIILTSKATASAAEIVAQALQDYGVGLIVGDEHTYGKGTIQSQTVTGNEGETTSFFKVTVGKYYTVSGKTPQLEGVKADIVVPGPYHNEPIGEEYLEQPWKPDLIKADFEDSLQDIEPSVKSWYMKYYTPTLQAKVSTWQEILPYLKKNSAYRIENNKNYQMFLKQKKAGNTDDIKLFGSPTEDELGKESNNYGKEDLQMQETINVLKDMIYLHSKKRQNQEVKGGIAPL; encoded by the coding sequence ATGCGCTTGCTTAATCGTTTTAGTTTATTTATCATCTTTATTTTTCTAGTTAATTCTTTTCTTTTAGGCCAGGAACCCGAGCAGCTTAAGAGGCAAGATATTAGCAAAATTATGCGACAGATTTTTGCTGAGCATTTAGGTCAGAAAACGATTGACGAGAAAATCTTAAAAAATGCTTTTAAAAATTATATCGACCAGTTCGATCCTGATCGTACCTATTTAACCCAAGCAGAGGTAGAGCCTTTCCTGGGATTATCTTCTGAGCAAATGGAAATCTACATTACCGCCTACAAAAATGAAGACTTTTCTTCTTTTGAAAAGCTTAATGCGATCATTCAAAGATCTATCGTGCGGGCACGTCAATATCGCCAAGATCTTATAAAAAATACCGCAGAGCTTTTCAAAGCAGCAGATGAGCGTCGTTCAAGCAATAAAAATACAGAGGGATTAGAGCTTAATTTAAATGGTTCATTTGCTTCTAATTTTGAGCAGCTTAAAAGACGTACCAAAGAGCAAATGATAACTTTCATTCAGGCTGAGCAGAAAAGATATGGAAAAGCTCAGGTCTCTAACTACAAATCCAAACTCCTTGTCATGTTTGATCAGGCATTGAAAAATATTGAAGAGGGATATCTCTATCAAACGAGTGAGGGTAAGGCGTATAGTGAAGGTAAAAAAGAAAGTGCTTTAGCTTTACATATTTTAAAAGCTTTAGCTAGTTCTTTAGACGCTCATACGGCTTTCTACAGTGATGCAGAAGCCTATGATATGAAAGTACGCCTTGAAAAAGAGTTTGATGGTATAGGGGTGGTTTTACAGTCTACTCCTCAAGGAATAATTATTTCTTCCCTAATCGAAGGAGGAGCGGCTGCCAAAAGTGGCAAAATTTTTGCTAATGATTACCTTCTTCAAATCAATGGTAAGGCCACGTCCGGCCAAACGTTGCCTGAGGTGATGAACACAATAAGAGCCTCAAAAGAGCCTTCTATAGAGCTGGTCATCAGTAGATCTTTCCAAGAAGAAAATGGAGAGCAGATGGAAAAGCAGGAAACGGTCATTCTTAAAAAAGAATCTATTCCTATTAAAGGTGAGCGAATAGATGTAAAACAGGAAAAAGTGGGCAACGGCATTATTGGCATTATCACCCTTCACTCTTTTTACCAGGGTGAAGATGGAACGGGTAGCGACAGTGATATGCAAAAAGCCTTAAAAGAGTTAGATCGAAAAGGTAATTTGCGAGGGCTAATTTTAGATTTACGGGAAAATAGTGGGGGCTTTCTTAGCCAAGCTGTAAAGGTAGCTGGTCTATTTATTTCCAACGGTATCATTGTAATTTCTAAATATTCTGACGGAGAAAAGCGTATTTATCGCGATATAGATGTTAGGACTGCTTATCAGGGACCTCTTATTATTTTGACTTCAAAAGCTACTGCTTCTGCTGCTGAAATTGTGGCACAAGCTTTACAAGATTATGGGGTAGGCTTAATTGTTGGAGACGAACATACCTATGGAAAGGGCACTATTCAAAGTCAAACGGTGACGGGCAATGAGGGGGAAACCACTTCTTTTTTTAAGGTGACCGTGGGCAAATATTACACGGTCTCAGGGAAAACTCCTCAATTGGAGGGAGTAAAAGCTGATATCGTAGTGCCTGGCCCTTATCATAATGAGCCTATCGGAGAGGAATATCTAGAGCAACCGTGGAAGCCCGATCTTATTAAGGCAGATTTTGAAGATAGTCTTCAAGATATTGAGCCTAGTGTAAAGTCTTGGTATATGAAATACTATACGCCTACTCTTCAAGCCAAGGTCTCAACCTGGCAAGAAATACTGCCTTATTTAAAGAAAAATAGTGCTTATCGCATCGAAAACAATAAAAATTATCAAATGTTTTTAAAGCAAAAAAAAGCAGGAAATACAGATGACATAAAGCTTTTTGGATCGCCTACCGAAGATGAGCTTGGCAAGGAATCAAACAATTACGGCAAAGAAGATCTACAGATGCAAGAGACTATAAATGTACTCAAAGATATGATTTATTTGCATAGCAAAAAACGTCAGAATCAAGAGGTTAAAGGCGGTATTGCTCCTCTTTAA
- a CDS encoding ScpA family protein: protein MKNLYSEDVFALENFEGSLDFLLHLVQKHEIDPVEISLKKITEQYIQKLKEWQASSVDSGAEFIASASFLLWLKSRMLLPTHEQPLSLGEEEHDPRFDIIHQLLDYCRFKEAAKNLTQLEMSQSAYYLREPEPLGENNKPLGIEHLTLEDLADLFKQALAKAPIKTAKFIQEEEWKVADKIKAIRQYLKVNHQLEIEQLFLNATSKLEIIVIFLAVLELMKIGESYLIKDVASQKILLCVNL from the coding sequence ATGAAAAACTTATATAGTGAAGATGTATTTGCTCTAGAAAACTTTGAAGGATCGCTGGATTTTTTGCTCCATCTTGTTCAAAAGCATGAGATTGATCCCGTCGAAATTTCTTTAAAAAAAATTACCGAGCAGTATATCCAAAAGCTAAAAGAATGGCAGGCCTCCTCTGTGGATTCAGGGGCTGAATTTATTGCTTCAGCATCCTTTCTTTTATGGCTTAAAAGCCGTATGCTTCTGCCTACGCATGAACAGCCTCTCTCTTTGGGAGAGGAAGAGCATGATCCCCGTTTTGATATTATTCATCAATTACTTGACTATTGTCGTTTTAAGGAAGCAGCTAAAAACCTTACCCAACTGGAGATGTCTCAAAGTGCTTATTATTTACGTGAGCCAGAGCCCCTAGGAGAAAATAACAAACCGTTGGGTATCGAGCATTTGACTTTAGAAGACTTAGCGGATCTCTTTAAGCAAGCTTTAGCTAAAGCACCGATCAAAACGGCAAAATTTATTCAAGAAGAAGAGTGGAAAGTTGCTGATAAAATTAAAGCTATTCGTCAATATTTAAAGGTCAATCATCAGCTTGAAATCGAACAACTTTTTTTAAATGCTACAAGCAAGCTAGAAATTATTGTTATCTTCCTGGCTGTACTTGAACTGATGAAAATTGGTGAGAGCTATTTAATCAAGGATGTTGCCTCTCAGAAAATACTATTATGCGTGAACTTATAA
- the rpmA gene encoding 50S ribosomal protein L27, translating into MAHKKGQGSTRNGRDSHSKRLGIKVGMGEIVKTGSVLVRQRGTKWHPGKNVGRGSDDTLFALADGCVSFRKSDRTYISIEAGA; encoded by the coding sequence ATGGCACATAAGAAAGGACAGGGTTCAACCCGTAACGGACGCGACTCTCACTCAAAGCGTCTGGGAATTAAAGTAGGTATGGGTGAAATCGTCAAGACAGGTAGCGTCTTGGTTAGACAAAGGGGCACAAAATGGCACCCAGGTAAAAATGTAGGCCGTGGTAGCGATGATACGCTTTTCGCTCTTGCTGATGGATGCGTTTCTTTTCGTAAATCCGATCGCACTTACATCTCTATCGAAGCTGGAGCCTAA
- a CDS encoding leucine-rich repeat domain-containing protein has product MRNAGYQVFKQVFTLAKSISPLEFKEKTEEKRGLTLANYSSYLVNINRLLFWKILPGGEEYLSREEIKHLPVEKKGELFRGWIEENCKDLTFLNLSKAGLTYLPPEICQLSQLQELDLRENQLTALPTEIGQLSELQYLYLNQNQLTALPAEIGRLSQLEWLDLNQNQLTSLPAEIGWLPQLQWFYLNQNQLTSLPAEIGQLSKLQVLYLNQNQLTALPTEIGQLSELTRLFLTQNQLTSLPPETGQLSQLQYLFLNQNQLTSLPAEIRQLSNLLQLHLGQNQLTALPTEIGQLSQLQTLDLNQNQLTALPIEIGQLSQLRALELNQNQLTSLPAEIGRLSKLQWLGLSQNQLTALPAEIGQLSQLQWLYLSQNQLTSLPTEIGQLSQLQWLELNQNQLTALPAEIGQLSKLTKLELAENPLKDIAEKIRQRFRL; this is encoded by the coding sequence TTGCGGAATGCGGGTTATCAAGTTTTTAAACAAGTTTTTACCTTAGCTAAATCTATTTCTCCTTTAGAATTCAAAGAGAAAACAGAAGAAAAAAGAGGCTTAACGCTGGCTAATTACTCTTCCTATCTTGTAAATATTAATCGCCTTTTATTTTGGAAAATACTTCCTGGTGGGGAAGAATATTTGAGCCGAGAAGAAATTAAGCACTTGCCTGTAGAAAAAAAAGGAGAGCTATTTAGAGGTTGGATTGAAGAAAATTGTAAAGACTTAACTTTTTTAAATTTATCTAAAGCAGGTTTGACTTATTTACCCCCAGAAATATGCCAGTTATCTCAGCTGCAAGAGCTTGACTTAAGAGAAAACCAGCTCACTGCTCTGCCTACAGAAATTGGGCAGCTGTCTGAGCTACAATATCTTTACTTAAATCAAAACCAGCTCACCGCTCTGCCTGCAGAAATTGGGCGGCTGTCCCAGCTGGAATGGCTTGACTTAAATCAAAACCAGCTCACCAGCCTGCCTGCAGAAATCGGGTGGCTGCCTCAGCTGCAATGGTTTTACTTAAATCAAAACCAGCTCACCAGTCTTCCTGCAGAAATCGGGCAGCTGTCTAAGTTGCAAGTGCTTTACTTAAATCAAAACCAACTCACCGCTCTGCCTACAGAAATCGGGCAGCTGTCTGAGCTGACACGGCTTTTCTTAACTCAAAACCAGCTCACCAGCCTTCCTCCAGAAACAGGTCAATTGTCTCAGCTGCAATATCTTTTCTTAAATCAAAACCAACTCACCAGTCTACCTGCAGAAATCAGGCAGCTGTCTAATCTGCTACAGCTTCACTTAGGCCAAAACCAGCTCACCGCTCTGCCTACAGAAATCGGGCAGCTGTCTCAGCTGCAAACCCTTGACTTAAATCAAAACCAGCTCACCGCTCTGCCTATAGAAATAGGTCAATTGTCTCAGCTGCGAGCGCTTGAATTAAATCAAAACCAGCTCACCAGTCTGCCTGCAGAAATCGGGCGGTTGTCTAAGCTGCAATGGCTTGGTTTAAGCCAAAACCAGCTCACCGCTCTGCCTGCAGAAATCGGGCAACTGTCTCAGCTGCAATGGCTTTACTTAAGTCAAAACCAGCTCACCAGCCTGCCTACAGAAATAGGTCAATTGTCTCAGCTACAATGGCTTGAATTAAATCAAAACCAGCTCACCGCTCTACCTGCAGAGATCGGGCAGCTGTCTAAGCTTACCAAGCTTGAATTAGCGGAAAATCCTTTGAAAGATATTGCAGAAAAAATAAGGCAGCGTTTTCGATTGTAG
- a CDS encoding F-box protein, with protein MHPISPASIESLPNELLLPILETCVVPSLFSVCKRWHHLLASEAMPSLYKKIAQLHFPQKNTTTQRTLMLAKVYQLNPVLTSTEKAYHPHSAGCSDSRILFLLRLEIALSFFRKG; from the coding sequence ATGCATCCTATCTCTCCGGCATCTATTGAAAGCTTGCCTAATGAATTGCTGCTCCCTATCTTAGAGACTTGTGTAGTTCCTTCCTTATTTAGCGTCTGTAAAAGATGGCATCATTTGCTGGCTTCTGAAGCGATGCCTTCTCTTTATAAAAAAATAGCCCAGCTTCATTTCCCCCAGAAGAATACCACTACCCAGCGAACTCTTATGTTAGCTAAAGTGTATCAACTCAATCCTGTACTTACCTCTACTGAAAAAGCTTATCACCCACATTCCGCGGGTTGTAGCGATTCCCGGATATTATTTTTATTGAGACTGGAAATTGCCTTAAGTTTTTTTAGAAAAGGCTAA
- the scpB gene encoding SMC-Scp complex subunit ScpB — protein sequence MAKEINFFEQQMETTASELIPVLPSEDLPPSPPEKLTAPKAFSPKKQYVQGSLPGIPVNNQAIEQKATEKTTRTRLKRIIEALLFVSREPLSFNKIREVLDAVEPLKPRQIQDLLQELAEEFILQQRAFRLEEIAQGYILRTCKEYSPYLDLLFRNKRTEKLSPAAAEVLAIIAYRQPITRPQIDAIRGVDSSGTLQSLLERQLVESVGRLEAPGRPTLYGITPYFLKHFGLRDLKELPGWQPPVES from the coding sequence ATGGCTAAAGAAATTAACTTTTTCGAACAACAAATGGAAACGACGGCAAGCGAATTAATTCCTGTGCTTCCTTCTGAGGATCTTCCTCCTTCTCCTCCAGAAAAGCTTACAGCTCCTAAAGCCTTCTCTCCTAAAAAGCAATATGTCCAAGGCTCTCTTCCAGGCATTCCCGTTAATAATCAGGCTATAGAACAAAAAGCCACTGAAAAAACTACAAGAACACGCCTTAAAAGAATCATAGAAGCCCTGCTTTTTGTCAGCCGTGAGCCGCTTAGCTTTAATAAAATCCGGGAAGTGCTGGATGCTGTTGAGCCTCTTAAACCCCGTCAAATTCAAGACTTATTGCAAGAGCTAGCGGAAGAATTTATCTTGCAACAGCGCGCCTTTAGATTAGAAGAAATTGCCCAAGGTTATATTTTACGTACCTGTAAAGAATATAGCCCTTACCTAGATTTACTTTTTCGTAATAAGCGAACGGAGAAGCTTTCCCCCGCTGCTGCTGAAGTGTTGGCCATTATTGCTTATCGGCAACCTATCACCCGTCCTCAAATTGATGCTATCCGCGGTGTAGATAGCTCGGGTACCCTTCAAAGTTTGTTGGAGAGGCAACTTGTCGAATCTGTAGGCCGCTTAGAGGCACCTGGCCGCCCTACTCTCTACGGGATCACCCCCTACTTCCTTAAGCACTTTGGACTCCGGGATTTAAAAGAACTGCCTGGTTGGCAGCCTCCTGTAGAAAGTTAA
- the rplU gene encoding 50S ribosomal protein L21 produces the protein MSSNKSYAIIKTGGKQYRVAKDDIIQVEMLDAEPGEKVEFAEVLFVGEENSSHVSAQALEGFKVMGELLDIVAGPKVVSLKYKPSHNNYRKFGHRQHYARVKITEIAKA, from the coding sequence ATGAGTTCCAACAAATCATACGCGATTATCAAAACTGGCGGAAAACAGTATCGTGTAGCTAAAGATGACATCATCCAAGTAGAAATGCTTGACGCAGAACCAGGAGAAAAAGTTGAATTTGCTGAAGTGCTTTTTGTCGGTGAAGAAAACTCTTCCCATGTTAGTGCCCAAGCTTTAGAAGGCTTCAAAGTTATGGGTGAGCTGCTAGATATTGTAGCAGGTCCTAAGGTTGTAAGCTTAAAATATAAACCGAGTCATAATAATTACAGGAAGTTTGGCCACCGTCAACATTATGCACGTGTAAAAATTACTGAGATTGCCAAAGCATAA
- a CDS encoding IS66 family transposase — MPSISGKDFDALPAFIRTYIRYLEKIIEQQQSQIQQQQAQIQQLQAHIQQQQDRISSLEDQLTKNSSNSSKPPSSDGLKRKPKSQRRPSGKKPGAQQGHVGKGLLQVEEPDFLVIHTPTMCQTCQTTLSEIKGACVERRQVFEIPPSKCEVTEHRVEEKKCPCCGKNSKGIFPENVRGPVQYGERVQALAAYFADQHFIPVDRVCEIFEDVFDVTLSPGTCVNIDKKLFEKLETFENSLKTYLLATRVLHFDETGIRCEKKLSWVHVASSPRATLYTLHAKRGQQAMDEANILPQFKSIAIHDHWFPYFSYEQMLHGLCNAHHLRELTFMHEEKQEMWAKQMKELLLFAQQEVEKHVNQEALPPKLLQDIEQAYKQKIVDGLTYHSSLPPLPKGKRGKQRQREGKNLLDRLKEKRECVLRFMYDFAVPFTNNQGEQDIRMVKLKQKISGCFRKPKGGQIFCRIRSYISTARKQGWNVWDALADAIRGSPRLLAIDRQANLQEAIT; from the coding sequence ATGCCCTCTATTTCCGGTAAAGATTTTGATGCTCTTCCAGCTTTCATTCGCACTTATATTCGCTATCTTGAAAAGATCATCGAACAGCAGCAATCTCAGATCCAACAGCAACAGGCCCAGATTCAACAGCTGCAAGCTCATATCCAACAGCAGCAAGATCGTATTAGTAGCTTAGAGGATCAACTTACAAAGAACAGTTCTAATAGCAGCAAACCTCCTAGCAGTGATGGCTTGAAGCGGAAGCCAAAAAGCCAACGTCGCCCATCAGGCAAAAAACCAGGTGCTCAACAAGGACATGTTGGAAAAGGTCTTTTGCAGGTCGAAGAACCCGATTTCTTGGTGATTCATACACCCACAATGTGTCAAACATGCCAAACAACCCTTAGTGAAATCAAAGGTGCTTGTGTAGAAAGACGTCAGGTTTTTGAAATTCCTCCTTCTAAGTGTGAGGTGACAGAACATCGGGTGGAGGAGAAAAAATGCCCTTGCTGTGGAAAAAATAGTAAAGGAATATTTCCTGAAAACGTTAGAGGGCCTGTGCAATATGGCGAGAGAGTTCAAGCCCTGGCAGCTTACTTTGCCGATCAACATTTTATACCCGTGGACCGCGTCTGCGAAATTTTTGAGGATGTGTTTGATGTAACTCTTTCACCTGGCACTTGTGTAAATATCGACAAAAAACTCTTTGAGAAACTTGAAACCTTTGAAAATAGTCTGAAAACATACTTGCTAGCCACACGCGTTTTACACTTTGATGAGACAGGCATCCGCTGTGAAAAAAAACTATCGTGGGTGCATGTAGCCTCTTCACCAAGGGCTACTTTATACACCCTGCATGCTAAGCGCGGGCAACAAGCCATGGATGAGGCAAACATTTTACCTCAATTTAAAAGTATAGCCATTCATGACCATTGGTTTCCTTACTTTTCTTATGAACAAATGTTGCATGGATTGTGCAATGCGCATCATTTGAGAGAATTGACGTTTATGCATGAGGAAAAACAGGAAATGTGGGCAAAACAAATGAAAGAATTACTGCTTTTTGCCCAGCAAGAAGTAGAAAAACATGTAAATCAAGAAGCTCTACCTCCAAAGCTTTTACAAGACATTGAGCAGGCTTATAAACAGAAAATTGTTGATGGGCTTACCTATCATTCTAGCCTGCCTCCATTGCCAAAAGGTAAAAGAGGTAAGCAAAGGCAACGGGAAGGTAAAAACCTTCTGGACCGTCTAAAAGAAAAGCGAGAGTGCGTGTTGCGGTTCATGTACGATTTTGCCGTACCCTTTACCAATAACCAAGGCGAACAAGACATTCGTATGGTTAAGTTAAAGCAAAAGATATCGGGTTGTTTCCGTAAGCCTAAAGGAGGGCAGATTTTTTGCCGCATCCGCAGCTACATTTCTACGGCACGCAAACAAGGCTGGAATGTCTGGGATGCCTTGGCAGATGCCATCCGAGGCAGCCCTCGTCTATTAGCCATAGATCGACAGGCCAACTTGCAAGAAGCCATTACCTAA
- a CDS encoding F-box protein, which translates to MHPISPASIESLPNELLLPILETCVVPSLFSVCKRWHHLLASEAMPSLYKKIAQLHFPQKNTTTQRTLMLAKVYQLNPVLTSTEKVYQVFKQVFTLAKSISPLEFKWKTEEKRGLTLANYSSYFVTVQIPLFLFRNV; encoded by the coding sequence ATGCATCCTATCTCTCCGGCATCTATTGAAAGCTTGCCTAATGAATTGCTGCTCCCTATCTTAGAGACTTGTGTAGTTCCTTCCTTATTTAGCGTCTGTAAAAGATGGCATCATCTGCTGGCTTCTGAAGCGATGCCTTCTCTTTATAAAAAAATAGCCCAGCTTCATTTCCCCCAGAAGAATACCACTACCCAGCGAACTCTTATGTTAGCTAAAGTGTATCAACTCAATCCTGTACTTACCTCTACTGAAAAAGTTTATCAAGTTTTTAAACAAGTTTTTACCTTAGCTAAATCTATTTCTCCTTTGGAATTTAAATGGAAAACAGAAGAAAAAAGAGGCTTAACGCTGGCTAATTACTCTTCTTATTTCGTAACAGTTCAGATACCCCTTTTTTTATTCAGGAACGTTTGA
- a CDS encoding leucine-rich repeat domain-containing protein — MHPISSASIESLPNELLLPILEACAVPSLFSVSKRWHHLLASEVMPSLYKQIGKVHVSQGDINQQAFILDRIYKLESRLSETAKVNAIFRRIFTLAKSFSPLEFKWKTEEKRGLTLANYSSYLLNINRLLFWKKLPGGEEYLSREEIKHLPLEKKGELFKAWIEENCKNITALDLSKAGLTYLPPEICQLFQLQTLHLNQNQLTSLPVEIGQLSQLQTLDLRENQLTALPAEIGQLSQLTRLYLNQNQLTSLPAEVGQLSELQHLYLNQNQLTNLPEEIGRLSKLQTLDLNQNQLTALPAEIGQLSQLTRLYLNQNQLTSLPAEIGQLLQLKSLNLGQNQLTSLPAEIGQLSELKGLFLNQNQLTSLPAEIEQLSKLQMLGLNQNQLTALPTEIGQLSELQALYLNQNQLTALPAEIGQLSQLQVLSLHHNQLTSLPAEIRQLSQLQGLILNQNQLTALPAEIGQLSQLQSLYLNQNQLTSLPTEIGQLSQLIKLELAENPLKDIAEKIRQRFYL, encoded by the coding sequence ATGCATCCTATCTCTTCGGCATCTATTGAAAGCTTGCCCAATGAATTGCTGCTCCCTATCTTAGAGGCTTGCGCAGTTCCTTCCTTATTTAGCGTCTCTAAAAGATGGCATCATCTGCTGGCTTCTGAAGTGATGCCTTCTCTTTATAAACAAATAGGTAAAGTACATGTTTCCCAAGGGGATATTAACCAGCAGGCTTTTATCTTAGATAGGATTTATAAGCTAGAAAGTAGGCTTTCTGAAACAGCAAAGGTAAATGCAATCTTTAGGCGAATCTTTACTTTAGCCAAGTCTTTTTCTCCTTTGGAATTTAAATGGAAAACAGAAGAAAAAAGAGGCTTAACGCTGGCTAATTACTCTTCTTATCTCTTAAATATTAATCGCCTTTTATTTTGGAAAAAACTTCCTGGTGGGGAAGAATACTTGAGCCGAGAAGAAATTAAGCACTTGCCTCTAGAAAAAAAAGGAGAGCTATTTAAAGCTTGGATTGAAGAAAATTGTAAAAACATCACGGCTTTGGATTTATCTAAAGCAGGCTTGACTTATTTACCCCCAGAAATATGCCAATTGTTTCAGCTGCAAACGCTTCACTTAAATCAAAACCAGCTCACCAGCCTTCCTGTAGAAATAGGTCAATTGTCTCAGCTGCAAACGCTTGACTTAAGAGAAAACCAGCTCACCGCTCTGCCTGCAGAAATAGGTCAATTGTCTCAGCTGACACGGCTTTACTTAAATCAAAACCAGCTCACCAGCCTTCCTGCAGAAGTTGGGCAGCTATCTGAGCTGCAACATCTTTACTTAAATCAAAACCAGCTCACCAACCTGCCTGAAGAAATAGGGCGGCTGTCTAAGCTACAAACGCTTGACTTAAATCAAAACCAGCTCACCGCTCTGCCTGCAGAAATAGGTCAATTGTCTCAGCTGACACGGCTTTACTTAAATCAAAACCAGCTCACCAGCCTTCCTGCAGAGATAGGGCAGCTACTTCAGCTGAAAAGTCTTAACTTAGGACAAAACCAGCTCACCAGTCTTCCTGCAGAAATCGGGCAGCTATCTGAGCTGAAAGGGCTTTTCTTAAATCAAAACCAGCTCACTAGTCTTCCTGCAGAAATTGAGCAGCTGTCTAAGCTGCAAATGCTTGGCTTAAATCAAAACCAACTCACCGCTCTGCCTACAGAAATCGGACAGCTGTCTGAGCTGCAAGCGCTTTACTTAAATCAAAACCAGCTCACCGCTCTGCCTGCAGAAATCGGGCAGCTTTCTCAGCTGCAAGTGCTTAGCTTACACCACAACCAGCTCACCAGCCTGCCTGCAGAAATACGTCAATTGTCTCAGCTGCAAGGGCTTATCTTAAACCAGAATCAGCTCACCGCTCTGCCTGCAGAAATAGGTCAATTGTCTCAGCTGCAATCGCTTTACTTAAATCAAAACCAACTCACCAGTCTGCCTACAGAAATCGGGCAGCTCTCTCAGCTTATCAAGCTTGAACTAGCAGAAAATCCTTTGAAAGATATCGCTGAAAAAATAAGGCAGCGTTTCTATTTGTAG
- the obgE gene encoding GTPase ObgE yields MFVDRVTIDLAAGKGGNGVIAWRREKYIPKGGPCGGNGGKGGSLILQADAQVFSLEWFRNRRILKAENGREGGPNCQQGRNGKDLILKVPCGTLVKNIHTGEILHDFTQDGEKWEICKGGRGGRGNDSFKSPTNRAPNTRTEGTEGQACSIELELKLIADVGLVGFPNAGKSTLFSSLASVKVKIAPYPFTTLRPNLGFITYKEHQRIFIADIPGIIKGAHCNRGLGFEFLRHIERTKLLLFVLDASGIDGRDPSSDFEVLRHEIQAYNPEMLERPYLIVLNKVDTEEASQHIKVFLKNKFAAKEKIFQISAMLGNGLPELREAIRLNIQQQV; encoded by the coding sequence ATGTTTGTTGATCGTGTGACTATAGATCTAGCTGCCGGTAAAGGCGGAAATGGTGTTATTGCTTGGCGGCGGGAAAAGTATATCCCTAAGGGAGGGCCGTGTGGTGGCAATGGAGGTAAAGGCGGTTCGCTTATCCTTCAAGCCGATGCACAGGTTTTTTCTTTAGAGTGGTTTCGCAATCGCCGTATTTTAAAAGCAGAAAATGGCCGTGAAGGAGGTCCCAATTGCCAGCAGGGGCGTAATGGGAAAGATCTTATTCTGAAAGTTCCTTGTGGCACCTTAGTAAAGAATATTCATACGGGTGAAATTCTTCATGACTTTACCCAGGATGGAGAAAAGTGGGAAATTTGTAAAGGTGGCCGAGGTGGACGTGGTAATGATAGCTTTAAGTCTCCTACTAATCGTGCACCCAATACGCGCACAGAAGGCACCGAAGGCCAAGCCTGTAGCATCGAATTAGAGCTAAAATTAATTGCTGACGTAGGATTGGTAGGCTTTCCTAACGCTGGAAAATCCACACTGTTTTCCTCTTTGGCTTCTGTCAAAGTAAAAATAGCTCCCTATCCTTTTACTACCTTACGACCTAACCTTGGTTTTATTACTTATAAAGAACACCAACGCATTTTTATTGCTGATATTCCCGGTATTATCAAAGGCGCTCATTGTAATCGAGGATTAGGCTTTGAATTTTTAAGACACATAGAACGTACAAAACTTTTATTATTTGTCTTAGATGCCTCAGGTATCGATGGACGAGATCCCAGCTCAGACTTTGAAGTATTACGTCATGAAATCCAGGCTTATAATCCTGAAATGCTTGAACGTCCTTATCTTATCGTGTTAAATAAAGTAGATACTGAGGAAGCTTCTCAGCATATTAAAGTCTTTTTAAAGAATAAGTTTGCTGCTAAGGAGAAGATTTTCCAAATTTCAGCTATGCTGGGTAATGGCCTGCCTGAATTACGTGAAGCTATTCGTTTAAATATTCAACAGCAAGTGTAA